The Magnetococcales bacterium genome contains the following window.
CCCAACATGAGCCCCTCTGCCAGGGCTTCGGCGGCGGCGTTGATCTTGACACCATGCTCATCCATGCTGATGAGGCAGAGGAGGGTCTCCAGCGTGGATTTTTTGGCTTGCCCGTAAATGCCGCCACCGATGGTCCGCAACCGTTCGCGGGTCATGGCATCTTCTTTCCCGAGCCCCACGAGCAGGATGGCGCGCACCCGGAGGGAGGCGCCCCCTGGAGCAGGCAGAAGCAGGGTTTCGCCGACTTTGCCGTTGATCCACTTTCCTTCCAGGGCCTGCTGGACGGCTTTCTCCACTTCCTTGCCGCACTCCTGTAGGGCCTTCTGGGCCTTGCGTCCTTCGTACACTCCCACTACCAGACCATCCCCGGACCATGCGGCAACTTTTCCCGCATCGGCGGTGACCTTCAACATGCGCTCGGCCATGGCCATCCTCTCCTCATCTTGTCGATTTTGGTAACTATTCATCACCCGGCCACGAATCGGGATCCAGGGGGCTGGCTCCCTGGCGGGTCCAGGGCAGAGCCCTGGCGGGGTTCGGGGCGAAGCCCTGACAAAGGCTTTCAAGCCTCGGCTTTCTTCGAAAGGGTGATGAAGGGTGCCGAATCGTTATGTCGATTTTATCCATTTTGCTTTGAGATCCGGTTGCAGATGCCGATATGATTCCGAGTTTGTGACCATTCAGCACCCCTCCAGACGGAGAGCAACGCGGACCCTCATGAAACGACTCTCCCGTTATTTGTTGACCGAGTGCAGCGTGACTGTATCCATCGCCCTGGTCGTGCTGACTTTTTTGGTGCTTTTGCCGCAAATCGTCAAGCTGATGTATTTATGGGTCGACAGCACCCTCTCCATAGGCATTCTGTTGCACATGACCGTGCTGATTTTGCCGAAATTTGTTGTTGCAACGCTCCCCATGGCCCTGTTGCTGGGCATCCTGCTGGCTTTGGGGCGCCTCTCCCAGGAGAGTGAAATGGTCATTCTGCGCACCAGTGGGGTCAGTCTCTACCAAATTGCCCGACCCATTGCAATTCTTGTTCTCCTGGCCACGGGGTTTTCGTTGTGGTTGAACTGGGTGGCCGTGCCGCAGTCGCACCAGCATTTTTATCAGATCAAGAGTGCCATGTTGGCGCGCAGCACGTTGGCCATCAAGAGCAATACATTCCAACAAATTCTGCCCGGACTCACCCTCTATGTGCGCGAACAGCAGCTTCCCGAGCGGATTTTGTGGGGCATATTGATCCATGATCAGCGCAACGCCGACGAACCGGAGACTGTTGTGGCGCGTCAGGGTCGGTTGCATCACGACTCTTTGGGTCATCTGGCGCTCTATCTGGAGGAGGGGAGTCGGCAACGGTTGCTGCCGGGGGGTGGCCTGCGCCGGTTGGATTTTGTGACGTTCGA
Protein-coding sequences here:
- a CDS encoding LptF/LptG family permease codes for the protein MKRLSRYLLTECSVTVSIALVVLTFLVLLPQIVKLMYLWVDSTLSIGILLHMTVLILPKFVVATLPMALLLGILLALGRLSQESEMVILRTSGVSLYQIARPIAILVLLATGFSLWLNWVAVPQSHQHFYQIKSAMLARSTLAIKSNTFQQILPGLTLYVREQQLPERILWGILIHDQRNADEPETVVARQGRLHHDSLGHLALYLEEGSRQRLLPGGGLRRLDFVTFDMDLGLDGNPADDPETRALATYSFSALYQAVDQGTPEHVRLARMEWHHRLAIPAATCILGLLAIPLGLQQGHRSGRGFGFVLAILVLMLHFTLITLGELLAHRHVLDPLPGYGAPNVLMVLLTLHVYRESARDRPVFLADRVQAAIQFLARVVSMRRVETPGVEA